In Aeromicrobium sp. A1-2, the DNA window CGTACTCCAGCGTCCCGTCCGGCAGCCCCAGGAACTCGACCTGCTCGACGCCGACCACATGGCCCGAGGCGATCTGCTCGCCGATCCGGATTTCGCGGCACTCGTCGGGCGGGATGCCGTCGATGCCGGCTTCTCCGCTGGTCACCATGCAGTAGACAACGGTCTTGCCCTGGTCGGTCCACCTTGCGATGGCCGCAGCAGCACCGAACTCGATGTCATCGGGATGCGCCACGACGACGAGGGCGCGTTCCCAGCTCTCGTCGACGGGTTCGAGGGTTGAGGGTTCCATTCCGTTAGGCTAAGCCCGCATTCCCTCGGGGAGGTAGCTCAGCTGGTTAGAGCAGGGGACTCATAATCCCTGGGTCGCGGGTTCGAGCCCCGCCCTCCCTACTTGCGAGCCCCGACCACTCCATCGGTGGTCGGGCGTTCCTCACGATCTGCAGCGGGTCAGCCGCACTCCGCGTAGAAGTACTTCGCGAGGTTCTGGCTGGCCTCGACGTAGCCGTCCATGTCACTCGCTTCGAACGGGTCGTCTCCGTCGACCTCACCCGCTGCCATGTCACCCATCGTGGCCATGTACTTCGTGAGCACGGCGATGTCGGCCTTGAGCTCAGTAGGTGCGCTCTGGGCCAGCGCGTCGTACGCGTCTTCAACCCTCTCCAGCTGATCCGCGGCACCCGCCGCAATGTCTTCCAGGTCCGGTGTGGCGCCGGCGGACGGCATGCTCTTCACGGCGTCGAGGCCGATCTCCTGGACGTTCTTCATCGCAGCGCAGAACTCGGGCTTGCTACCGCCGGATGACGGCTCGTCGTCTTTGACGTCGTCGCTCCTGGAGCTGGCTGCGAAGGAGGGTTTGCCGTCGTCATCGTCACCGAGGGCGTTGGCGGCGAACAGCCCGCCGCCGATGACCAGTGCTGCGGCGACGAGAATGCCCACCGCGCGGACGGTGTTCTTGTTGCTGTCGCCGTCGACGCCCTGCGCGGGTGCCGATTCGGTTGCTGCCGCGGCTACGGATGTGGGCTCGATGAGAGTGTCATCGGCCGAGCTCGAAGCGGTCGGCGCCGGTGGTGCCGGCGGCCCGGGTGGCAGCGGTGGCGGCGGGGGCGGCGGGGGAGGTGTGACAACAGCTTCGCGAGCGGTGACGGCTGCGCGTACCTCGTCGTCACCGTGCTCGGTGAGCCACTCGAGCAGTCCGGGGTAGGCGGACGGGTTGGCCGCGATGGCGGTCCACGTGGTCCGATCCTCCTGCGCGATCTCTTGCAGGCGAGCCGGCGTGGTTGCTGGATCCGCGGCTTCGCGCATGAGCTTGCCAGATTCCATGGGTGTGTCCTCCCGAGAGAGCCTGCCCCGTGGCATGGCGGTGCTCGGAACCCTAGTGGGGTGATCGGAGTTGACCAGGAGTGGGTCAAGGATCCGTCGTGCCGGTGATCTGCGTGGTGCGTCTCCCGGCGATGCGGACAGCGGGCATCACCCCTAGTCTCGACGGATGACGACCGACATCGCTGAGACCCGTTTGCACCGCAGCATCGACCGCCTGCCGCCCGATGAACGCCAGCAGATCGGCCGTCTGCGCAGTTTCAACCTCGTCATGGGGCTCGTGCATGCCGTGTCGGCGAGCGTCATGCTGGCGCTCTCGAGCAGCTTCTCGATCGACGTCATCAGCTTGTTCCAGAACGCACAGCCGGGTGCCGAGCTCGATCCCGCACGCCTGGAGTCGGTCGGCGGCCTGCCGATTGCCGCGCTGACCGTCTCGTTCCTGTACATCTCGGCGTTCTTCCACCTGCTGATCGCCTCGCCCCTGGGATGGCGGCGCTACGAGCTCGAGATCGCCAACGGCATCAACCGGTTCCGCTGGGTCGAGTACTCGATCAGCTCGACGCTCATGATCGTGGCTATCGCGCTGCTGCCCGGCATCCAGGACATCGCCGCGCTGGTCGCGATCGCCGGAGCGAATGTCGCGATGATCCTGTTCGGCTGGATCATGGAGGTCGCGAACCCGCCGGAACGGAAGTCGACCTGGTGGACACCGTTCACGATGGGCTCGGTGGCCGGGGCCGTCCCGTGGATCGCGATCACGATCTACCTGATCGGTGGCGGCTCGAACGTCCCCAACTTCGTCTACGGCATCTTCGTCAGCATTTTCGTGCTGTTCAACTGCTTCGCGATCAACCAGTGGCTGCAATATCGCGGCCGTGGACGGTGGGCCAGCTACCTGTTCGGCGAGCGGGTGTACGCCTGGCTGAGCCTGACCGCCAAGAGTGTTCTGGCGTGGCAAATATTCGCCAACACCCTGGTGTGACGCGGCGCTGGATCAGGCGTCGACAATCGCCGCGTCCACGGGCTCGGTGATCCAGCTCCACCCCTGCTCCACGAGCCGGGCTTCGAGCTTGCGACCCGCGCTCGAGCCCATCCGCCACGAGAGCTCCTCCTCCGGCACCGGGGAGACGTATCCACGGTGACTAGTCCTTTTCGCCATGTCGATCCTCCGTCTCGCGGGTTGGTTGCGATCCAGAGATTAGAACAACAGACATAGCCGGACAAGATATTTCGGGCCACAAACTTATGCACTTTCCTGGCTCCCGGAATCCCGCGGTGCGAGACAATGAGACATGCGCGACGCGGTGATCTTCGACATGGACGGCACGCTCTGTGACACCTCGGCGATCGAGCACCTGATCGCGGGGGAGGACAAGGACTTCGCGGCCTTCCACGCGGCGTCGGCCGACTGCCCGCCGCGGCCTGAGATCGTCGAAGCAGCCCGCGAGCAGAGCCGTCAAGGGCACGCCGTCCTGGTGGTGACGTCCCGCGAGTTCATCTGGCGTGACCTGACCCTGGACTGGTTGGTCGGCCAGGACATCCTGTACGACGCGCTCTACATGCGGATCGTTGGCGACTACCGCAGGGACGTACAGGTCAAGCAGGACATCCTGGCGCAGATCTGCGCCGACGGATTCACCGTGCGTGCTGCATGGGACGACAAGCCGGCCGTCATCGACCTGTGGCGTGACAACGGCATCGAAGTCACGACGGTCGGGTAGCCCTCAGAGCCCGAAGGTGCTCCGCTGGTCCTCCGGGACCAGGTCGAGGAATTCCGGGTTGTCCCGGATGACCTTCGGGACGAACGGGCAGAACGGCAGCACCGAGCCGCCTCGGGAGGCGATCTCGGCGAGGGCGCCGCTGATCAGCTGGCCGCCGAGGCCGCGACCTTCGAAATCGGTGAAGATCCGGGTGTGCGGCAGCGCGTACTCGGTGCCGTCCTTGCGGTAGTCCACATAGCCGGCGAGCTCACCGTCGACCGTGATCTCGAACCTTGACGAGCTGGGATTGTCCTGCACTGTGGTCGTCATTCGACATTCCCTTCGGGCCGGATGTTGTCCCTAGACGCGTGGATGCGTCACAATGGTCTCAGGTGCATCCAAGACGCTGGGGAAGGCGACACTAGGGAGGCACCGATGAACATGTCTTCGCCGACGACCCCGACCAGGGGTGTGCTCTTTGTGCACTCCGCTCCATCTGCGCTGTGCGCACACGTGGAGTGGGCTGCTGCTGGCGTGCTCGGAGGTACCGCCGACCTTGCCTGGGTGCCGCAGCAGGCCGAGCCCGGCACGTATCGAGCCGAGTTGTCGTGGCAAGCCGGATCCGGCACGGCCGCAGCGTTGGCCTCGGCGATGCGCGGTTGGGAACGCTTGCGCTTCGAGGTCACCGAGGAGCCGACGGCGACGTCGGAGGGTGCCCGCTACTCGTACACGCCGTCTCTGGGGATCTTCCACTCAATGACCGGCCTGCACGGGGACATCGTGATACCCGAGGACCGCATCAAGGCGTTCCGGGTCAAGGTCGCTCTCGGCGAGGTCGACATGGACTCCGCACTTGACGGGCTTCTCGGCGTGGCATGGGATGCCGAGCTGGAGCCCTTCCGGCACGCCGGCGAGGGTGCACCGGTGCGCTGGCTGCACCAGGTGATCTAGCCGATCTGGACCGTCACGGCCGGAGTGGACTTGCCGGCCTTCTTGTCGGTCAGCCGGAACTGCCGCTCGCCCTGGCGCGAGGTGTAGATCTGGGTCTTGAACTTCGCTCCCTTTGTGGTCGTGGTCGCGATCGGGAAGTCGTCCCACTCACTGCCCGCGTCCTTGACCTGCACCTGGAGCGATGTTCCGACGCCGGCCGACGGGAAGGTGCCCGACAACGTGAAGCGCTCACCGGGTGCGACCTGCTTGCTCGACACGTTGAGCTCCGGGTCGGGGGTCTCGGGCTCGGATGTCGTCGCCTCCGGAGTCGGCTCGGGGGTCGGTTCGTCCGTGGGTGTGGGTGCGGCGGTTGACGGCGCGGAGATCGGGGGCAGATCGACTGAGCTGATGCCTGTTGCGCTGACGAGAGCCGAACCGCCCAGGCCGAGCACGAGACCGAGCGCCGCGCCGACGAGGACGAACCAGAACGCCAGGCGACGGGCCAGACTGCGGCGTTCCGCATTCTCGTCATCCTCGTCTCGGACAGGCGGGGCGGGGGACTCCAGCCCGATCGGCAGCTTTTCAGCGTGACCGGGCGACCGACTGCCGTCGTGCAATGCGACGGCGTCGATGGCGTCCTGGACCGTCACCAGCGCGTCGACGGTGTCGTCGGACAGGTAGACGTCGAACCGCTTGCCCAGTTCCTCGGCCAGCTCGATGATCGTGAGCGAGTCGGTGCCGAGGTCCTTGAGGACCGCCTCGGGCACGACGGCATCGTTCGTGCATCCGACCAGGCGAACGAGAATGTCCGTGAGCTGCTCATGGACTGCGGCGGGTTGAGACACGAGGCGAGTCTAACGAGGGTGCGGAGGATCACGCGCATCCGTGCAGCGAATCGGCGGTGCCTGACCCTCCTCGGCCTAGGATGATTTGATGGAAAAGGTCGAAGACATCCAGTATCTGGTGGTCCACGGCTATCGTCGAGCATTCCGCATCTCCGGTTCCGGTCCTGCCGTTCTCCTCATCCACGGGCTCGCCTGCGACTCATCAACGTGGCTCGACGTCATCCCGAAGCTGTCCGAGCACTTCACTGTGATCGCGCCTGATCTGCTGGGCCACGGCGAGTCCGACAAGCCCGATGCCGACTACTCGCTCGGCGGCTATGCCAACGGCATGAGGGACCTCCTGACGGTGCTGGGCATCGACAAGGTGACGGTCGTCGGCCACAGCTTTGGCGGCGGAGTCGCGATGCAGTTCGCCTATCAGTTCCCCGACCGGACCGAGCGGGTCGTCCTGGTCTCGACCGGCGGCCTCGGCCGCGAGGTCACTCCGCTGATCAGGTTGCTGACAGTGCCCGGAAGCAGCGCTGCGCTGGCCGTCGCCACCTTTCGACCGTGGCGGCCACTCGTCGCAGGAGGCATGCGGGCGCTGGCCAAGACACCATTGCGTGTGACACGCGACCTCGACGAGGTTGCCCGGATCTATGAGTCTCTCGCCGACCCGGCGGCGCGAACAGCCGTCCAGCGGGTGACGAGCCACGTGCTGAACTGGAAGGGTCAGTTCGTCACGATGACAGACCGCAGCTACCTGGCCCGGCTGATGCCAGTCCTGGTCGTCTGGGGTCGAGACGACATGGTCATCCCCTCGGCCCACTCCGAGGCCGCGCCGACGCACGGATCATCGGACGTGCACGTGTTCGACGACTCAGGGCACTTCCCGCACAAGGACCACCCCGAGGAGTTCAGTCGTCTCGTGACGGAGTTCATCGAGGACAATCCGCCCGCGCAGTATCACCGTGGTCGCTGGCGGGCACTGCTCCGCCGCGGCGATCAGTACGCTCTCGAGCCCGTGCCGGTGCTCGGCGGCGACGACGTCACGCCCGCGGTCGTCTAGGACGCGGGCCGGACCTCAAGCGGCGGGGGCGCCACGATGGCCTCGGCCTCGGTCCCGGCCTCGGCCTCGGCCTCGGCCTCGGCCTTGCGCCGTTGTCGTTTGGTGTTGCCCGTGGCCCATGCTCCGATCACGACTGCGATCCAGCCGATGAAGGCCCCCGCGACATCGTCGGCGAGGTAGTGCCAGCCGAAGTAGATCGTGGCCAGCACGACCAGTCCCAGGTAGACCCAACCGATCATCTGCACGACCTTGCGCTGGTTGGTCGCGCGCAGGAACAACGCCGCCGAGACCACCACGGACACATGCAAGGAAGCGAAGCCGGCGATGCCGTACGTCGTGCCGCCGGTCGGATCCTCGTAGAACCTCGTGGCAGCACGGAACAAGCTCCCTTGCAACTGGGCTGCGCTGGTCTCGGGCAGATTCGCGAACATGGCCGGCTGCACGAACGCCGGGCCGAACGTCGGGAAGATGTAGTAGCTGATGACCCCGAGCACCCAGTTGAGACTCAGCGCGGTTGCGTACCACGCGCCGAGCGACAGGTCCTTGCCCCACACCAGGAAGGCGCCGAGGGACAACGGGATCAGCGGGAGGTAGGCGACGTAGATGACCGACAGGAGCTGCGCCGAGAAGCCCACGCCCAACAGGTCGTGCAGGACCGGTGCCGGGTTGTGGTTGAAGAACAAGAAGTAGTCGATGTCGAGCATCTGCTTGTCGAAGTGCACGCCTTCACGAGCCAGCGGCAGATCGCTCTTGAGGTTGCGATAGCTCACGTAGCAGACATAGAACGAGATCAGGCCCAGCGCGATGTACGTGACGCGCTTCCAGGTCCACTCCGCACGGATGATCTCCATGAACTGGAAGAGCCGCGGAGTCTGGTCCAGGGAGCGCAACGGCGTCAGGTCAGCCGGGACACTGCCAGCCTCGAAACGGCGGGCGGCAACCAAGCGGTCGGCGCCGTTGGAGACAAGCCACAGCGGAATCGCGAGGAGCCCGAGCCAGGCCCAGTCGCCGATCCGCGGGTGCAGGCTGCTTGCCACGGAGCTGACCAGGAAGAGCGGAAGGACGATCCGCAGCATCTGCCGGGCGATCGCGCGTCTCCACGTCAGCGGGCGCAGCGTCGACTCGTCGAGCACCACGATCTCGGTCAGGCGCGAGATCGTGGTGATGCCGGTCCGAGTCTGGCTGCGCAGCTCGTAGAGGGCGAACGGGCCGAT includes these proteins:
- a CDS encoding phosphatase PAP2 family protein, which translates into the protein MRRRPYTFAVCLSVAVGLAAIIASNRYDVPLRDPDGFLGPAYIRLPLIGLLFFAAGIVPPAFNRSRRSFTHTVEWRRSLEHGSSVVSRLLDGFVSTFFWGLAAGIVAIAWAAANGSTAGHVAVGVVAVAVIGPFALYELRSQTRTGITTISRLTEIVVLDESTLRPLTWRRAIARQMLRIVLPLFLVSSVASSLHPRIGDWAWLGLLAIPLWLVSNGADRLVAARRFEAGSVPADLTPLRSLDQTPRLFQFMEIIRAEWTWKRVTYIALGLISFYVCYVSYRNLKSDLPLAREGVHFDKQMLDIDYFLFFNHNPAPVLHDLLGVGFSAQLLSVIYVAYLPLIPLSLGAFLVWGKDLSLGAWYATALSLNWVLGVISYYIFPTFGPAFVQPAMFANLPETSAAQLQGSLFRAATRFYEDPTGGTTYGIAGFASLHVSVVVSAALFLRATNQRKVVQMIGWVYLGLVVLATIYFGWHYLADDVAGAFIGWIAVVIGAWATGNTKRQRRKAEAEAEAEAGTEAEAIVAPPPLEVRPAS
- the heR gene encoding heliorhodopsin HeR — its product is MTTDIAETRLHRSIDRLPPDERQQIGRLRSFNLVMGLVHAVSASVMLALSSSFSIDVISLFQNAQPGAELDPARLESVGGLPIAALTVSFLYISAFFHLLIASPLGWRRYELEIANGINRFRWVEYSISSTLMIVAIALLPGIQDIAALVAIAGANVAMILFGWIMEVANPPERKSTWWTPFTMGSVAGAVPWIAITIYLIGGGSNVPNFVYGIFVSIFVLFNCFAINQWLQYRGRGRWASYLFGERVYAWLSLTAKSVLAWQIFANTLV
- a CDS encoding acyl carrier protein, whose translation is MSQPAAVHEQLTDILVRLVGCTNDAVVPEAVLKDLGTDSLTIIELAEELGKRFDVYLSDDTVDALVTVQDAIDAVALHDGSRSPGHAEKLPIGLESPAPPVRDEDDENAERRSLARRLAFWFVLVGAALGLVLGLGGSALVSATGISSVDLPPISAPSTAAPTPTDEPTPEPTPEATTSEPETPDPELNVSSKQVAPGERFTLSGTFPSAGVGTSLQVQVKDAGSEWDDFPIATTTTKGAKFKTQIYTSRQGERQFRLTDKKAGKSTPAVTVQIG
- a CDS encoding DUF3145 domain-containing protein, with translation MSSPTTPTRGVLFVHSAPSALCAHVEWAAAGVLGGTADLAWVPQQAEPGTYRAELSWQAGSGTAAALASAMRGWERLRFEVTEEPTATSEGARYSYTPSLGIFHSMTGLHGDIVIPEDRIKAFRVKVALGEVDMDSALDGLLGVAWDAELEPFRHAGEGAPVRWLHQVI
- a CDS encoding alpha/beta fold hydrolase; its protein translation is MEKVEDIQYLVVHGYRRAFRISGSGPAVLLIHGLACDSSTWLDVIPKLSEHFTVIAPDLLGHGESDKPDADYSLGGYANGMRDLLTVLGIDKVTVVGHSFGGGVAMQFAYQFPDRTERVVLVSTGGLGREVTPLIRLLTVPGSSAALAVATFRPWRPLVAGGMRALAKTPLRVTRDLDEVARIYESLADPAARTAVQRVTSHVLNWKGQFVTMTDRSYLARLMPVLVVWGRDDMVIPSAHSEAAPTHGSSDVHVFDDSGHFPHKDHPEEFSRLVTEFIEDNPPAQYHRGRWRALLRRGDQYALEPVPVLGGDDVTPAVV
- a CDS encoding GNAT family N-acetyltransferase, with the protein product MTTTVQDNPSSSRFEITVDGELAGYVDYRKDGTEYALPHTRIFTDFEGRGLGGQLISGALAEIASRGGSVLPFCPFVPKVIRDNPEFLDLVPEDQRSTFGL